A stretch of Linepithema humile isolate Giens D197 chromosome 3, Lhum_UNIL_v1.0, whole genome shotgun sequence DNA encodes these proteins:
- the Spase12 gene encoding signal peptidase complex subunit 1: MSAWVQYFKSIPTHMDYDGQARAEKLSRVIITLFGVVGLVWGYVIQQFSQTIYILGAGFVMAALITVPPWPMYRRKPLEWQKPQSEVTTKLKKKK; the protein is encoded by the exons atgagTGCGTGGGTGCAATACTTTAAATCCATTCCAACGCATATg GATTACGATGGTCAAGCTAGAGCTGAGAAATTGTCAAGAGTCATCATAACATTATTTGGT GTCGTTGGCCTAGTCTGGGGATATGTCATTCAACAATTCTCACAGACTATCTATATTTTGGGTGCCGGTTTTGTTATGGCAGCGTTAATTACTGTACCTCCATGGCCTATGTACCGTCGCAAACCATTAGAGTGGCAAAAGCCACAATCTGAAGTTACAACCAaactcaaaaagaaaaaataa
- the LOC105676372 gene encoding prestin-like isoform X3, producing the protein MSTTAPELMVRRPVYQQDELNHLCKYVKPKRTLRNEVTKRCKKIKPIALLKKTIPLTDWLFSYDWKDNILGDIVAGITVAVMHIPQGMAYAILGNVPPIVGMYMAFFPVLVYFFLGTSRHNSMGTFALVCMMTGKVVTTYSSATVSINNTSTENGTLISNVSHQYSPVEVATAVTFTVAVIQLGMYVLRLGVISSLLADSLVSGFTTAAAMHVFTSQIRDLFGLSDLPRRKGAFKLILTYVDVFNSLNNINTTAVILSTITILALIFNNEVLKPKVSKLCPFPIPIEMLAVIIGTLVSMQMNLADTYNVITVGDIPVGLPIPSVPPLSLVPSILMDSFVITMVAYTISMSMALIFAQKMGYEIDSNQELIAQGLGNLVGSFFSCMPITASLSRSLIQQTVGGHTQLTSLISCGILISVLLWIGPFFQPLPRCILASIIVVALKGMLMKVTEFMKFWRLDKTDAGIWAVTFIIVILLDVEYGLLVGVLLCIGRLLVLAVRPYTCKLALAPGTELYLDARRYKGTVEVPGIKIFHYSGSLNFACRQYFREEVYKVAELVPQKELNKRLKSTCTGAAEEIKKLRILILDFTALSHVDLAGANAMRSIVDEYCRIEISVYIAGCSGPVYETMRKCNLAEQNENHFFAMFPTVADAVHFARSHNEVPSTPACARIYDENYISRL; encoded by the exons ATGTCGACAACTGCCCCAGAATTGATGGTCAGACGACCGGTCTACCAGCAGGACGAGCTTAATCACTTGTGCAAATACGTAAAGCCCAAGAGAACCC TTAGAAATGAAGTGACAAAACGATGCAAGAAGATCAAACCGATTGCACTGTTAAAAAAAACGATACCTCTCACCGACTGGCTCTTTTCTTACGACTGGAAGGATAACATTTTAGGAGATATCGTCGCCGGAATTACCGTGGCGGTAATGCATATTCCTCAAG gtaTGGCGTATGCGATTTTGGGCAATGTTCCACCGATTGTCGGTATGTACATGGCTTTCTTCCCGGTTTTggtgtatttttttctcggcACATCCAGACACAACTCTATGG gTACGTTCGCGCTCGTCTGCATGATGACTGGAAAAGTCGTTACCACATACAGTTCCGCTACAGTTTCGATAAATAACACGTCAACCGAGAATGGTACCTTAATTTCCAACGTAAGCCATCAATACTCGCCGGTGGAAGTTGCAACCGCAGTCACATTCACAGTTGCCGTCATACAG TTAGGAATGTACGTGCTGCGTTTGGGCGTGATCTCATCTCTCCTCGCGGATAGCCTCGTGAGCGGATTCACTACTGCAGCGGCGATGCACGTGTTTACATCGCAAATAAGGGACCTCTTCGGACTGAGCGACCTGCCGCGACGCAAAGGTGCATTCAAGCTTATTCTC ACTTATGTAGATGTTTTCAACAGTCTAAATAACATCAATACAACCGCTGTAATACTATCTACTATTACTATTTTAGCgcttattttcaataacgaAGTGCTTAAG CCAAAAGTCTCGAAGTTATGTCCCTTTCCAATTCCGATAGAAATGCTTGCGGTGATAATCGGCACTCTGGTGTCGATGCAAATGAACCTAGCGGATACGTACAACGTGATAACGGTGGGCGATATACCAGTGGG ATTGCCAATCCCGTCGGTGCCACCATTATCTCTCGTACCCAGCATTTTAATGGACAGTTTCGTGATTACCATGGTTGCTTATACAATATCGATGTCTATGGCTTTGATTTTCGCGCAAAAGATGGGCTATGAGATCGATTCTAATCAAGAATTAATAGCACag GGACTGGGAAACCTTGTAGGCTCCTTTTTCTCCTGCATGCCAATCACGGCTTCATTATCGAGATCATTGATTCAACAAACCGTAGGTGGACACACGCAACTTACGAGCTTAATATCGTGCGGAATCTTGATCAGCGTATTGCTATGGATCGGTCCATTCTTTCAACCTCTACCACGa TGTATTCTAGCGAGCATAATTGTGGTGGCATTGAAAGGAATGTTGATGAAGGTGACCGAGTTCATGAAATTCTGGAGGTTGGACAAAACGGACGCTGGCATTTGGGCCGTCACCTTCATTATTGTGATTCTTCTCGACGTCGAGTATGGATTATTAGTTGGCGTGCTTCTCTGCATCGGAAGGTTACTTGTACTCGCGGTGCGCCCGTACACATGCAAACTCGCTCTAGCGCCTGGCACTGAGCTCTATTTAGACGCCAGGAGATACAAAGGA acTGTGGAGGTTCCTGGCATTAAAATCTTTCATTATTCAGGCAGCCTAAATTTTGCGTGTAGGCAATATTTTCGTGAGGAAGTGTACAAAGTTGCAGAACTGGTGCCTCAAAAAGAACTGAATAAACGATTGAAGAGCACATGCACCGGCGCCGcggaagaaattaaaaag CTACGTATTCTTATATTGGATTTTACCGCGTTATCGCATGTCGATCTGGCGGGTGCGAATGCAATGCGAAGTATTGTCGACGAATATTGCAGAATAGAAATATCTGTTTACATAGCAGGTTGCTCCG GTCCTGTGTACGAAACGATGAGAAAATGCAATCTAGCCGAACAAAATGAGAATCATTTCTTCGCTATGTTTCCTACTGTCGCAGATGCGGTGCATTTCGCGCGTTCTCATAACGAAGTACCGTCGACGCCTGCATGCGCTCGCATCTATGACGAAAACTACATCAGCAGACTTTGA
- the LOC105676372 gene encoding prestin-like isoform X1, whose product MAISRENVKSISEENLLRCGTTSAEDYLSDDMSTTAPELMVRRPVYQQDELNHLCKYVKPKRTLRNEVTKRCKKIKPIALLKKTIPLTDWLFSYDWKDNILGDIVAGITVAVMHIPQGMAYAILGNVPPIVGMYMAFFPVLVYFFLGTSRHNSMGTFALVCMMTGKVVTTYSSATVSINNTSTENGTLISNVSHQYSPVEVATAVTFTVAVIQLGMYVLRLGVISSLLADSLVSGFTTAAAMHVFTSQIRDLFGLSDLPRRKGAFKLILTYVDVFNSLNNINTTAVILSTITILALIFNNEVLKPKVSKLCPFPIPIEMLAVIIGTLVSMQMNLADTYNVITVGDIPVGLPIPSVPPLSLVPSILMDSFVITMVAYTISMSMALIFAQKMGYEIDSNQELIAQGLGNLVGSFFSCMPITASLSRSLIQQTVGGHTQLTSLISCGILISVLLWIGPFFQPLPRCILASIIVVALKGMLMKVTEFMKFWRLDKTDAGIWAVTFIIVILLDVEYGLLVGVLLCIGRLLVLAVRPYTCKLALAPGTELYLDARRYKGTVEVPGIKIFHYSGSLNFACRQYFREEVYKVAELVPQKELNKRLKSTCTGAAEEIKKLRILILDFTALSHVDLAGANAMRSIVDEYCRIEISVYIAGCSGPVYETMRKCNLAEQNENHFFAMFPTVADAVHFARSHNEVPSTPACARIYDENYISRL is encoded by the exons ATGGCAATTTCCAGAGAGAACGTCAAATCAATCAGCGAGGAAAATCTG tTGAGATGCGGCACAACAAGCGCAGAAG ATTACTTGAGCGACGACATGTCGACAACTGCCCCAGAATTGATGGTCAGACGACCGGTCTACCAGCAGGACGAGCTTAATCACTTGTGCAAATACGTAAAGCCCAAGAGAACCC TTAGAAATGAAGTGACAAAACGATGCAAGAAGATCAAACCGATTGCACTGTTAAAAAAAACGATACCTCTCACCGACTGGCTCTTTTCTTACGACTGGAAGGATAACATTTTAGGAGATATCGTCGCCGGAATTACCGTGGCGGTAATGCATATTCCTCAAG gtaTGGCGTATGCGATTTTGGGCAATGTTCCACCGATTGTCGGTATGTACATGGCTTTCTTCCCGGTTTTggtgtatttttttctcggcACATCCAGACACAACTCTATGG gTACGTTCGCGCTCGTCTGCATGATGACTGGAAAAGTCGTTACCACATACAGTTCCGCTACAGTTTCGATAAATAACACGTCAACCGAGAATGGTACCTTAATTTCCAACGTAAGCCATCAATACTCGCCGGTGGAAGTTGCAACCGCAGTCACATTCACAGTTGCCGTCATACAG TTAGGAATGTACGTGCTGCGTTTGGGCGTGATCTCATCTCTCCTCGCGGATAGCCTCGTGAGCGGATTCACTACTGCAGCGGCGATGCACGTGTTTACATCGCAAATAAGGGACCTCTTCGGACTGAGCGACCTGCCGCGACGCAAAGGTGCATTCAAGCTTATTCTC ACTTATGTAGATGTTTTCAACAGTCTAAATAACATCAATACAACCGCTGTAATACTATCTACTATTACTATTTTAGCgcttattttcaataacgaAGTGCTTAAG CCAAAAGTCTCGAAGTTATGTCCCTTTCCAATTCCGATAGAAATGCTTGCGGTGATAATCGGCACTCTGGTGTCGATGCAAATGAACCTAGCGGATACGTACAACGTGATAACGGTGGGCGATATACCAGTGGG ATTGCCAATCCCGTCGGTGCCACCATTATCTCTCGTACCCAGCATTTTAATGGACAGTTTCGTGATTACCATGGTTGCTTATACAATATCGATGTCTATGGCTTTGATTTTCGCGCAAAAGATGGGCTATGAGATCGATTCTAATCAAGAATTAATAGCACag GGACTGGGAAACCTTGTAGGCTCCTTTTTCTCCTGCATGCCAATCACGGCTTCATTATCGAGATCATTGATTCAACAAACCGTAGGTGGACACACGCAACTTACGAGCTTAATATCGTGCGGAATCTTGATCAGCGTATTGCTATGGATCGGTCCATTCTTTCAACCTCTACCACGa TGTATTCTAGCGAGCATAATTGTGGTGGCATTGAAAGGAATGTTGATGAAGGTGACCGAGTTCATGAAATTCTGGAGGTTGGACAAAACGGACGCTGGCATTTGGGCCGTCACCTTCATTATTGTGATTCTTCTCGACGTCGAGTATGGATTATTAGTTGGCGTGCTTCTCTGCATCGGAAGGTTACTTGTACTCGCGGTGCGCCCGTACACATGCAAACTCGCTCTAGCGCCTGGCACTGAGCTCTATTTAGACGCCAGGAGATACAAAGGA acTGTGGAGGTTCCTGGCATTAAAATCTTTCATTATTCAGGCAGCCTAAATTTTGCGTGTAGGCAATATTTTCGTGAGGAAGTGTACAAAGTTGCAGAACTGGTGCCTCAAAAAGAACTGAATAAACGATTGAAGAGCACATGCACCGGCGCCGcggaagaaattaaaaag CTACGTATTCTTATATTGGATTTTACCGCGTTATCGCATGTCGATCTGGCGGGTGCGAATGCAATGCGAAGTATTGTCGACGAATATTGCAGAATAGAAATATCTGTTTACATAGCAGGTTGCTCCG GTCCTGTGTACGAAACGATGAGAAAATGCAATCTAGCCGAACAAAATGAGAATCATTTCTTCGCTATGTTTCCTACTGTCGCAGATGCGGTGCATTTCGCGCGTTCTCATAACGAAGTACCGTCGACGCCTGCATGCGCTCGCATCTATGACGAAAACTACATCAGCAGACTTTGA
- the LOC105676372 gene encoding prestin-like isoform X2: MSTDYLSDDMSTTAPELMVRRPVYQQDELNHLCKYVKPKRTLRNEVTKRCKKIKPIALLKKTIPLTDWLFSYDWKDNILGDIVAGITVAVMHIPQGMAYAILGNVPPIVGMYMAFFPVLVYFFLGTSRHNSMGTFALVCMMTGKVVTTYSSATVSINNTSTENGTLISNVSHQYSPVEVATAVTFTVAVIQLGMYVLRLGVISSLLADSLVSGFTTAAAMHVFTSQIRDLFGLSDLPRRKGAFKLILTYVDVFNSLNNINTTAVILSTITILALIFNNEVLKPKVSKLCPFPIPIEMLAVIIGTLVSMQMNLADTYNVITVGDIPVGLPIPSVPPLSLVPSILMDSFVITMVAYTISMSMALIFAQKMGYEIDSNQELIAQGLGNLVGSFFSCMPITASLSRSLIQQTVGGHTQLTSLISCGILISVLLWIGPFFQPLPRCILASIIVVALKGMLMKVTEFMKFWRLDKTDAGIWAVTFIIVILLDVEYGLLVGVLLCIGRLLVLAVRPYTCKLALAPGTELYLDARRYKGTVEVPGIKIFHYSGSLNFACRQYFREEVYKVAELVPQKELNKRLKSTCTGAAEEIKKLRILILDFTALSHVDLAGANAMRSIVDEYCRIEISVYIAGCSGPVYETMRKCNLAEQNENHFFAMFPTVADAVHFARSHNEVPSTPACARIYDENYISRL, translated from the exons atgtcaACAg ATTACTTGAGCGACGACATGTCGACAACTGCCCCAGAATTGATGGTCAGACGACCGGTCTACCAGCAGGACGAGCTTAATCACTTGTGCAAATACGTAAAGCCCAAGAGAACCC TTAGAAATGAAGTGACAAAACGATGCAAGAAGATCAAACCGATTGCACTGTTAAAAAAAACGATACCTCTCACCGACTGGCTCTTTTCTTACGACTGGAAGGATAACATTTTAGGAGATATCGTCGCCGGAATTACCGTGGCGGTAATGCATATTCCTCAAG gtaTGGCGTATGCGATTTTGGGCAATGTTCCACCGATTGTCGGTATGTACATGGCTTTCTTCCCGGTTTTggtgtatttttttctcggcACATCCAGACACAACTCTATGG gTACGTTCGCGCTCGTCTGCATGATGACTGGAAAAGTCGTTACCACATACAGTTCCGCTACAGTTTCGATAAATAACACGTCAACCGAGAATGGTACCTTAATTTCCAACGTAAGCCATCAATACTCGCCGGTGGAAGTTGCAACCGCAGTCACATTCACAGTTGCCGTCATACAG TTAGGAATGTACGTGCTGCGTTTGGGCGTGATCTCATCTCTCCTCGCGGATAGCCTCGTGAGCGGATTCACTACTGCAGCGGCGATGCACGTGTTTACATCGCAAATAAGGGACCTCTTCGGACTGAGCGACCTGCCGCGACGCAAAGGTGCATTCAAGCTTATTCTC ACTTATGTAGATGTTTTCAACAGTCTAAATAACATCAATACAACCGCTGTAATACTATCTACTATTACTATTTTAGCgcttattttcaataacgaAGTGCTTAAG CCAAAAGTCTCGAAGTTATGTCCCTTTCCAATTCCGATAGAAATGCTTGCGGTGATAATCGGCACTCTGGTGTCGATGCAAATGAACCTAGCGGATACGTACAACGTGATAACGGTGGGCGATATACCAGTGGG ATTGCCAATCCCGTCGGTGCCACCATTATCTCTCGTACCCAGCATTTTAATGGACAGTTTCGTGATTACCATGGTTGCTTATACAATATCGATGTCTATGGCTTTGATTTTCGCGCAAAAGATGGGCTATGAGATCGATTCTAATCAAGAATTAATAGCACag GGACTGGGAAACCTTGTAGGCTCCTTTTTCTCCTGCATGCCAATCACGGCTTCATTATCGAGATCATTGATTCAACAAACCGTAGGTGGACACACGCAACTTACGAGCTTAATATCGTGCGGAATCTTGATCAGCGTATTGCTATGGATCGGTCCATTCTTTCAACCTCTACCACGa TGTATTCTAGCGAGCATAATTGTGGTGGCATTGAAAGGAATGTTGATGAAGGTGACCGAGTTCATGAAATTCTGGAGGTTGGACAAAACGGACGCTGGCATTTGGGCCGTCACCTTCATTATTGTGATTCTTCTCGACGTCGAGTATGGATTATTAGTTGGCGTGCTTCTCTGCATCGGAAGGTTACTTGTACTCGCGGTGCGCCCGTACACATGCAAACTCGCTCTAGCGCCTGGCACTGAGCTCTATTTAGACGCCAGGAGATACAAAGGA acTGTGGAGGTTCCTGGCATTAAAATCTTTCATTATTCAGGCAGCCTAAATTTTGCGTGTAGGCAATATTTTCGTGAGGAAGTGTACAAAGTTGCAGAACTGGTGCCTCAAAAAGAACTGAATAAACGATTGAAGAGCACATGCACCGGCGCCGcggaagaaattaaaaag CTACGTATTCTTATATTGGATTTTACCGCGTTATCGCATGTCGATCTGGCGGGTGCGAATGCAATGCGAAGTATTGTCGACGAATATTGCAGAATAGAAATATCTGTTTACATAGCAGGTTGCTCCG GTCCTGTGTACGAAACGATGAGAAAATGCAATCTAGCCGAACAAAATGAGAATCATTTCTTCGCTATGTTTCCTACTGTCGCAGATGCGGTGCATTTCGCGCGTTCTCATAACGAAGTACCGTCGACGCCTGCATGCGCTCGCATCTATGACGAAAACTACATCAGCAGACTTTGA